A portion of the Verrucomicrobiia bacterium genome contains these proteins:
- a CDS encoding response regulator transcription factor, producing the protein MSKPNDRATPAYWERRLFRNTFTYRGRRRTVPGWCIKVQWQGERRTLRLAARDRHEAGREAANLHRLLRAGGWAALDRRRSPGPLPDPATPELLGVGRRKYVGDLGPARAREWFATLVAQGITEHVPLGTDDPNEARLRAQDLRGELERDGWARFRLSHSREITIAVFWRANPMTCTYTTLLSLPARAGSPEPAPDREHGWRILVLEPDAGVRRALVQALASGTGAARVDDAESAAHAPRSQGWDIILANREQPAATLRDRLDPPPSTHPRLLTHGVFTDSDAIFASFSGVSQGYLLRRVQPASLLAPLFEALPDGPPRAPLDADRTVARYFQALLEPASAPARGHPAEVTSRELEILDLLSRGFADKEVAHELGISIWTVHSHLKRIFAKYGVRTRTEAVVRHLQK; encoded by the coding sequence ATGTCCAAGCCGAACGACCGCGCCACCCCGGCCTACTGGGAGCGGCGCCTGTTCCGGAACACATTCACCTACCGGGGCCGGCGCCGCACCGTGCCCGGGTGGTGCATCAAGGTCCAATGGCAGGGCGAACGCCGGACGCTCCGCCTCGCCGCCCGCGATCGCCACGAAGCCGGTCGCGAGGCCGCCAATCTCCACCGCCTGCTCCGCGCCGGCGGCTGGGCGGCCCTCGACCGACGACGATCTCCCGGCCCTCTCCCCGACCCCGCCACCCCCGAACTCCTGGGCGTCGGCCGTCGCAAATATGTCGGAGACCTCGGCCCCGCCCGCGCTCGCGAATGGTTCGCCACCCTGGTGGCCCAGGGCATCACGGAACATGTGCCGCTCGGGACGGACGACCCCAATGAAGCCCGGCTTCGCGCCCAGGATCTGCGCGGCGAACTGGAACGGGACGGCTGGGCCCGGTTCCGCCTGTCGCATTCCCGCGAAATCACCATCGCCGTCTTCTGGCGCGCCAACCCGATGACCTGCACCTACACCACCCTCCTCTCCCTCCCGGCGCGGGCAGGCTCACCCGAACCCGCACCCGACCGCGAACACGGCTGGCGCATCCTCGTCCTCGAACCCGATGCCGGCGTCCGGAGGGCCCTCGTTCAGGCTCTCGCCTCCGGAACCGGCGCGGCCCGCGTGGACGACGCCGAGTCGGCCGCCCACGCGCCGCGCTCCCAGGGGTGGGACATCATCCTCGCGAACCGTGAGCAGCCCGCGGCCACCCTGCGCGACCGTCTCGACCCCCCTCCGTCCACCCATCCGCGCCTTCTCACCCATGGCGTGTTCACCGATAGCGACGCCATCTTCGCCTCCTTCAGCGGCGTAAGTCAGGGCTACCTCCTGCGCCGGGTCCAACCGGCCTCTCTCTTGGCGCCCCTGTTCGAGGCCCTTCCCGACGGACCCCCTCGCGCGCCCCTCGACGCCGATCGCACCGTGGCCCGCTATTTCCAGGCTCTCCTCGAACCCGCCAGCGCCCCTGCGCGCGGGCATCCCGCCGAAGTCACCAGCCGCGAACTCGAAATCCTCGACCTCCTCAGCCGCGGCTTCGCCGACAAGGAAGTCGCCCACGAACTCGGCATCAGCATCTGGACCGTCCACAGCCACCTCAAACGCATCTTCGCCAAGTACGGCGTCCGCACCCGCACCGAGGCCGTCGTCCGCCACCTCCAGAAATGA
- a CDS encoding immunoglobulin domain-containing protein: MRTNNLPPDGPTGGPVWRAVLLASLVALTLHSSARGAVVGQWNFENGNLNAAVGGQPLAYADGAGGLTQQGTSFGTTTSLGIPDIGGVAAPVMRFSEFNFPAGYAMPVSADPNGGGSQVNTWTLFLDVLYPQESHNRWRALIDTDGGFFGEDADFFINTANGIGISGNYSGTIQPNTWHRIAIVVDAPNNQIRKYIDGIEVGTQAAGGASAVDGRWALTAGGTATLFADNDGEVAPGFVSSIQLQDVALERGQIAAYGGPSAAGVPTTPPAVPSSLLAWIPRGDLAMPNTDIGIVLERGGGTIDQASIVLRLNGTAVTGPVITPSADRLTVRRSGAGPFAIGSTQTIEVTYNETVGGEVRARSFTHTFGIAVFVEDFDGLELGPNVEEALAGDAVWTKTPPPGWTVDDSGMPGFDEPDYAERNGIDEFSGWTFLDASWWVATAGDQRRSEFTKARGTVAVADPDEWDDGGGGHYQGLFNSLLITPAISLTGVPAGAAVLQFDSSWRPECCDDGPPNFPEGNINNQTAVIRIAFDGGESEEILRWESRPGPFFKADGQFINETVVLPLNNPAGASTMQLTFGLLDAANDWWWAIDNIAIIGTVPAPEIVQHPVGTARIVGSSATFTVGASGAQLSYQWTKDGANIANATNATFTIDAVMLADAGSYRVVVSNPTASLTSEPAVLSVLFPPAEAGTLTQGLVTYLGFEGNLDDASGNNLPGIAVGEVTFAPGRAGQAVRIENSRADGIYNYITLGDNVTLSPGQDSDFTVAFWVKTERLSGDPAIIANKAWASGGNVGWTIGTQGDGRIEWNYARSGNTRKDLDYTAKGNVLNNPDAWSHVVVVWRIDGNAETYLNGELVDVTAIAPGTGDIGNPDLSLNLGQDGTGAYGSGDWTGLLDEVAIWERGLSSEEVVSLYAFGAFGDSIYAPALSSQLATLLKFDGDLADATATGNHGTAVGNPAFAPGRIGQGVHLRTERSAGGNAYNYVTLGSGPNVRFGETQPFTVAFWVKMNEWSSDPSLIANKSWASGGNTGWIVATDSDGRVQWNYRRDGQTRKDFDSVGGLLNDLAWHHVAVVFDINGQAVTYFDGNEIELDRGNAPGRKDITPATGTLFPAGLALNIGQDGTGEYADSSLFDAVLDDVAFWNRSLSGREIALLYVRGLNNQSADGSGGPDAGPTLTAAVSGGQLTLTWTGADFVLEENGVVGTAGGWTPVAGAGANSATVPLTGSARYFRLRK; encoded by the coding sequence ATGCGAACCAACAACCTCCCTCCCGACGGTCCGACCGGCGGCCCGGTCTGGCGCGCCGTGCTGCTCGCCTCCCTGGTTGCCCTGACACTCCACTCCTCCGCACGGGGTGCGGTGGTGGGCCAGTGGAACTTTGAGAACGGCAACCTCAACGCCGCCGTGGGGGGGCAACCCCTGGCGTATGCGGACGGGGCAGGGGGGCTGACCCAGCAGGGCACCAGCTTCGGGACCACCACCAGCCTGGGCATCCCGGACATCGGGGGCGTTGCGGCACCGGTGATGCGGTTCAGCGAGTTCAACTTCCCGGCCGGCTACGCCATGCCGGTCTCGGCTGATCCGAACGGGGGCGGTTCCCAGGTGAACACGTGGACGCTGTTCCTGGACGTGCTCTATCCGCAGGAATCCCACAACCGTTGGCGGGCGCTGATCGACACGGACGGCGGGTTCTTCGGGGAGGACGCGGATTTCTTCATCAACACGGCCAACGGGATCGGGATTTCGGGCAACTACAGCGGAACGATCCAGCCCAACACCTGGCACCGGATCGCCATTGTGGTGGATGCGCCCAACAATCAGATCCGGAAGTATATCGACGGCATCGAGGTGGGAACCCAGGCGGCCGGGGGGGCCAGTGCGGTGGACGGACGCTGGGCCCTGACGGCCGGGGGCACGGCCACGTTATTTGCTGATAACGACGGCGAAGTGGCTCCGGGTTTCGTCAGCAGCATTCAACTTCAGGATGTCGCGCTCGAACGCGGCCAGATCGCGGCCTACGGCGGTCCCAGCGCAGCCGGCGTTCCCACCACCCCTCCCGCCGTCCCGTCGTCCCTCCTGGCGTGGATCCCACGGGGCGATCTGGCGATGCCCAACACGGACATCGGGATCGTCCTCGAACGGGGTGGAGGCACTATCGATCAGGCGTCCATCGTGCTGCGCCTGAACGGCACGGCGGTCACCGGCCCGGTCATCACCCCTTCCGCGGACCGGTTGACGGTTCGCCGCTCCGGAGCCGGACCCTTCGCGATCGGGTCCACGCAGACGATCGAGGTGACTTACAACGAGACCGTGGGCGGCGAGGTTCGGGCGCGATCCTTCACCCACACGTTCGGCATCGCGGTGTTTGTCGAGGATTTCGACGGGCTCGAACTCGGCCCCAACGTCGAGGAGGCCCTGGCGGGAGACGCAGTATGGACCAAGACGCCGCCTCCGGGCTGGACCGTGGACGATTCGGGCATGCCCGGGTTCGACGAGCCGGATTATGCCGAGCGGAACGGGATCGACGAGTTCTCCGGCTGGACGTTTCTGGATGCGAGCTGGTGGGTGGCGACGGCCGGTGACCAGCGCCGGTCCGAGTTCACCAAGGCGCGCGGCACGGTGGCTGTGGCCGATCCGGACGAATGGGATGACGGCGGCGGCGGACATTACCAGGGGCTGTTCAACAGCCTGTTGATCACCCCGGCCATCTCGCTGACGGGAGTGCCGGCCGGGGCGGCGGTGCTGCAGTTCGATTCGAGCTGGCGGCCGGAGTGCTGCGACGACGGACCTCCGAACTTCCCGGAGGGCAACATCAACAACCAGACCGCGGTCATCCGCATCGCCTTCGACGGGGGCGAATCCGAGGAGATCCTCCGCTGGGAATCCCGGCCCGGTCCGTTCTTCAAGGCCGACGGGCAGTTCATCAACGAGACCGTCGTGCTCCCCCTCAACAACCCCGCCGGGGCCAGCACCATGCAGCTCACCTTCGGTCTCCTCGACGCCGCCAACGACTGGTGGTGGGCCATCGACAACATCGCCATCATCGGCACCGTCCCGGCCCCGGAGATTGTGCAGCACCCGGTCGGCACGGCACGCATCGTCGGATCGTCCGCAACCTTCACCGTCGGGGCCAGCGGGGCGCAGTTGTCGTATCAATGGACCAAGGACGGCGCCAACATCGCCAACGCGACCAATGCCACCTTCACCATCGACGCCGTCATGCTTGCCGATGCCGGCAGTTACCGGGTGGTGGTGTCGAACCCGACGGCATCGCTGACCAGTGAACCGGCGGTCCTGTCGGTGCTGTTCCCGCCCGCCGAAGCCGGCACGCTGACTCAGGGGCTGGTGACCTACCTGGGCTTCGAGGGCAACCTCGACGACGCCTCCGGCAACAATCTTCCGGGCATCGCGGTGGGCGAGGTCACCTTCGCCCCGGGCCGGGCGGGTCAGGCCGTGCGGATCGAGAATTCCCGCGCCGACGGCATCTACAATTACATCACCCTGGGCGACAACGTCACCCTTTCGCCGGGTCAGGATTCGGACTTCACGGTGGCCTTCTGGGTCAAGACCGAACGGCTGTCCGGCGACCCTGCGATCATCGCCAACAAGGCCTGGGCCTCGGGCGGCAATGTGGGCTGGACCATCGGCACCCAGGGCGACGGGCGCATCGAGTGGAACTACGCCCGCAGCGGCAACACCCGGAAGGATCTGGATTACACCGCCAAGGGAAATGTCCTGAACAACCCCGACGCCTGGTCCCATGTGGTCGTGGTCTGGCGCATCGACGGCAACGCCGAGACCTACCTCAACGGTGAGTTGGTGGATGTCACCGCGATCGCGCCGGGCACCGGGGACATCGGCAATCCGGATCTCTCCCTCAACCTCGGCCAGGACGGAACCGGCGCGTATGGCAGCGGGGACTGGACCGGCCTTCTCGACGAGGTGGCGATCTGGGAACGCGGGCTCTCCTCGGAAGAGGTGGTCAGCCTCTATGCCTTCGGCGCCTTCGGCGACAGCATCTATGCACCGGCGCTCTCCAGTCAGTTGGCCACGCTGCTCAAATTCGACGGCGACCTCGCGGATGCCACCGCCACCGGCAACCACGGCACCGCGGTGGGGAACCCGGCCTTCGCGCCCGGTCGGATCGGGCAGGGCGTGCATCTCCGCACCGAGCGGTCGGCCGGCGGCAATGCCTACAACTACGTCACCCTGGGCAGCGGACCGAATGTGCGGTTCGGCGAGACCCAGCCGTTCACGGTCGCCTTCTGGGTGAAGATGAACGAATGGAGCAGCGACCCCTCGCTGATCGCCAACAAGAGCTGGGCCAGCGGCGGGAACACCGGCTGGATCGTGGCCACCGACAGCGACGGGCGTGTCCAGTGGAACTACCGTCGGGATGGCCAGACCCGGAAGGACTTCGACAGTGTGGGCGGATTGCTGAACGACCTGGCGTGGCACCACGTTGCGGTCGTGTTTGACATCAACGGGCAGGCGGTGACGTACTTCGACGGCAACGAGATCGAACTCGACCGCGGCAATGCGCCCGGGCGCAAGGACATCACGCCGGCGACCGGCACGCTCTTCCCGGCGGGCCTGGCGTTGAACATCGGGCAGGACGGCACCGGGGAATATGCGGACAGCTCGCTGTTCGATGCGGTGCTCGACGACGTGGCCTTCTGGAACCGGTCGCTCAGCGGCCGTGAGATCGCCCTGCTATACGTCCGCGGTCTCAACAACCAGAGTGCCGACGGTTCCGGCGGACCGGATGCCGGGCCGACGCTGACGGCGGCGGTCTCCGGCGGCCAACTGACGCTGACCTGGACGGGCGCGGACTTCGTGCTCGAGGAAAACGGCGTCGTGGGCACCGCGGGCGGCTGGACGCCGGTGGCCGGGGCGGGCGCGAACTCGGCCACGGTACCGTTGACAGGATCGGCGCGGTATTTCCGCCTGAGGAAGTGA
- a CDS encoding type II secretion system protein, producing the protein MKRDPYVPAKGSPRSAFTLIELLVVIAIIAILASMLLPALAKAKEKGRQAKCLSNLKQIGLSTAMYAEDNDEVFHHVGGSAPNHGMWVATPRSTILLDPNHPQAYWGIAYAKYIRSTGTNWNWEGAQTMFRCPSARVVDEWREEGLRFAAEYWLNSSIGINAYVVQPADPSSPNTRLTGPRKLSSFLSPTTTVFAQDAAEQRMEGPDDSIGLFPGQSECLTQWKYGLASHYPGRQMEMEWWRHNRRCNTLWVGGNVSSVRYSKRGYDYRWYTGAPPLEQPPL; encoded by the coding sequence ATGAAAAGAGACCCATACGTACCGGCCAAGGGTTCCCCCCGTTCGGCCTTCACCCTGATCGAACTGCTGGTGGTCATCGCCATCATCGCCATCCTGGCCTCGATGCTCCTGCCGGCGCTGGCCAAGGCGAAGGAGAAGGGGCGCCAGGCGAAGTGCCTGAGCAATCTCAAGCAGATCGGCCTCTCGACCGCGATGTATGCCGAGGATAACGACGAGGTGTTCCACCATGTGGGGGGCTCGGCGCCGAATCACGGGATGTGGGTGGCCACGCCGCGCAGCACCATTCTCCTCGATCCCAATCATCCCCAGGCGTACTGGGGCATCGCCTATGCCAAGTACATCCGCTCCACCGGCACCAACTGGAACTGGGAAGGCGCGCAGACGATGTTCCGCTGCCCTTCGGCCCGGGTCGTGGACGAGTGGCGTGAAGAGGGACTGCGGTTCGCTGCCGAGTACTGGCTCAACTCCTCGATCGGCATCAATGCCTATGTGGTCCAGCCCGCCGACCCCAGCAGCCCGAACACACGGCTGACCGGTCCGCGCAAGCTGTCCAGCTTCCTGAGCCCGACCACCACCGTCTTCGCCCAGGACGCCGCCGAGCAGCGCATGGAAGGCCCCGACGACTCGATCGGGCTGTTTCCCGGTCAAAGCGAGTGCCTGACCCAATGGAAGTACGGCCTGGCGAGCCATTATCCGGGCCGCCAGATGGAGATGGAATGGTGGCGGCACAATCGGCGCTGCAACACCCTCTGGGTCGGCGGCAACGTCTCCTCCGTCCGCTACTCCAAGCGCGGTTACGACTACCGCTGGTACACGGGCGCACCCCCGCTGGAACAACCCCCGCTGTGA